Proteins from a single region of candidate division KSB1 bacterium:
- a CDS encoding ImmA/IrrE family metallo-endopeptidase, with amino-acid sequence MEDDTNDHLGTISFLPTIIKIFKDQKSQTRQKFTLAHELGHFYLGHAEFMSGEYCEESDYTPLDAISGGIKEIARMEWQANYFASCLILPREPLLDLFARLLVEHDLKDHGFGYLFVDDQPVNTSTYMSITSVLKKVFDVSHSAVTLRLQMLGLLNDQRGRKPNKRKSVKLLI; translated from the coding sequence ATGGAAGATGATACGAACGATCATTTAGGTACAATCAGCTTCTTACCAACAATAATTAAAATTTTTAAAGATCAGAAATCACAAACTAGGCAAAAATTCACTTTAGCTCATGAATTAGGTCACTTTTATCTTGGACATGCTGAATTCATGAGTGGGGAATATTGTGAAGAATCCGACTATACCCCATTAGATGCCATCTCCGGAGGGATTAAGGAAATTGCGAGGATGGAATGGCAGGCTAACTATTTTGCTTCCTGCTTAATTCTTCCTCGAGAACCCCTTCTCGATTTATTTGCACGATTACTAGTAGAACATGATTTGAAAGATCATGGATTCGGGTATTTATTCGTAGATGATCAACCGGTTAATACTTCCACCTACATGAGTATTACTAGTGTGCTGAAGAAAGTCTTCGATGTTTCGCATTCAGCCGTGACACTTAGGCTTCAGATGTTAGGATTACTAAATGACCAGAGAGGAAGAAAACCTAACAAGCGCAAGTCCGTTAAGCTCTTAATCTAA